In the genome of Gordonia rubripertincta, one region contains:
- the metG gene encoding methionine--tRNA ligase, which yields MAPDLTSPDLSGPAEDGTSYGAGRPYYLTTAIAYPNGAPHIGHAYEYISADALARFKRLDGFDVRFLTGTDVHGQKMQQTAQAEGIPTAELANRNSDRFQSLQERLGSSFDRFIRTSDEDHKRASEELWKRMSDRGDIYLDKYSGWYDVRDETFYAEADTEINDAGERVASDTGHVVTWTEEETYFFRLSAYQDKLLELYEAQPDFIGPDVRRNEVISFVKGGLTDLSVSRTTFDWGVPVPDHPEHVMYVWVDALTNYLTGVGFPDDAATFERFWPADLHIIGKDIIRFHCVYWPAFLMSAGVELPKRVFAHGFLFNKGEKMSKSVGNVVDPENLIDEFGLDPVRYFFLREVSYGQDGSYSTEAIVSRINADLSNEFGNLAQRTLSMIGKYFDGVVPAVADLTDTDKALLDRADSLLGTVREHFDNQAIHLGLEALWSTLAETNRYISAQEPWKLAKTDLDRTGTVLYVCAEVVRIVAVLSQPVMPESSNKVLDLLAVGDDRQFSAVATRLAAGTALPKPSPVFPRYEN from the coding sequence ATGGCACCCGATCTGACCAGCCCTGATCTGTCCGGCCCGGCCGAGGACGGCACCTCGTACGGTGCGGGGCGGCCGTACTACCTCACCACCGCGATCGCGTATCCCAACGGCGCACCGCACATCGGGCACGCCTACGAGTACATCTCCGCCGATGCTCTCGCACGGTTCAAGCGCCTCGACGGATTCGACGTCCGGTTCCTGACCGGCACGGACGTCCACGGGCAGAAGATGCAGCAGACCGCGCAGGCCGAGGGCATCCCCACCGCTGAGCTCGCCAACCGGAACTCCGACCGCTTCCAGTCGTTGCAGGAACGCCTGGGCTCGAGCTTCGACCGTTTCATCCGTACCTCCGACGAGGACCACAAGAGGGCGTCGGAGGAACTGTGGAAGCGGATGAGCGACCGCGGTGACATCTACCTCGACAAGTACTCCGGCTGGTACGACGTCCGCGACGAGACCTTCTACGCCGAGGCCGACACCGAGATCAACGACGCCGGCGAGCGCGTCGCCTCCGACACCGGACACGTGGTGACCTGGACCGAGGAGGAGACCTACTTCTTCCGGCTCTCGGCCTACCAGGACAAGCTCCTCGAGCTGTATGAGGCGCAGCCCGACTTCATCGGTCCCGACGTCCGCCGCAACGAGGTCATCAGCTTCGTCAAGGGCGGGCTGACCGACCTGTCGGTGTCGCGCACGACGTTCGACTGGGGTGTCCCGGTCCCCGACCATCCCGAGCACGTCATGTACGTGTGGGTGGACGCGCTGACCAACTACCTCACCGGTGTCGGCTTCCCCGACGACGCGGCGACCTTCGAGCGTTTCTGGCCCGCCGACCTGCACATCATCGGCAAGGACATCATCCGGTTCCACTGCGTGTACTGGCCGGCGTTCCTGATGAGCGCGGGCGTCGAACTGCCCAAGCGGGTGTTCGCGCACGGCTTCCTGTTCAACAAGGGCGAGAAGATGTCCAAGTCGGTCGGCAACGTCGTCGACCCGGAGAACCTCATCGACGAGTTCGGCCTCGACCCGGTGCGCTACTTCTTCCTGCGCGAGGTGTCCTACGGCCAGGACGGGTCGTACTCCACCGAGGCGATCGTGTCGCGCATCAACGCCGACCTGTCCAACGAGTTCGGCAACCTCGCCCAGCGCACCCTGTCGATGATCGGCAAGTACTTCGACGGCGTGGTCCCGGCGGTCGCCGATCTGACCGACACCGACAAGGCCCTGCTGGACCGGGCCGACTCGCTGCTCGGCACCGTCCGCGAGCACTTCGACAACCAGGCCATCCACCTCGGGCTCGAGGCACTGTGGTCGACGCTGGCAGAGACCAACCGGTACATCTCCGCGCAAGAGCCGTGGAAGCTCGCGAAGACCGACCTCGACCGCACCGGCACCGTGCTCTACGTGTGCGCCGAGGTCGTGCGCATCGTCGCGGTACTGAGTCAGCCGGTGATGCCGGAGTCGTCGAACAAGGTCCTCGACCTGCTCGCGGTCGGCGACGACCGTCAGTTCAGCGCCGTCGCCACCCGCCTGGCGGCGGGAACCGCGCTGCCGAAGCCGTCACCCGTGTTCCCGCGTTACGAGAACTGA
- a CDS encoding HEAT repeat domain-containing protein, protein MLIGEVARRSGVSTRMLRHYDALGLVRPTGRTTGGYREYSDADIERLLHVESLRSLGLSLRDVGRALDDPSFAPDALMEKLIQDTRDRMAADARLLNRLQQIRVTGADDWPAVLDVVGLLRAVHSEHPAHRQRAALRAGEAGLSAEALTDALLAESDENVAGALRWALAQTPGALDQLAARLTDGDATVRRRVTTALTAIDDARATAVLEASLTDPDPAVRRTVALTLGRRGVDTAVDVLVELVAAGDRDVEAAEILAAQDDNGGIVARLVDRLGADPDPSVRLRLVQALAEITGDAASRTLTELADDADETVARTARAIGSFRSR, encoded by the coding sequence GTGCTGATCGGCGAGGTGGCGCGGCGTTCGGGTGTCAGCACCCGGATGCTGCGTCACTACGACGCCCTCGGCCTCGTCCGGCCGACCGGCCGCACGACGGGCGGTTACCGCGAGTACTCCGACGCCGACATCGAACGTCTGCTGCACGTGGAAAGCCTGCGGTCGCTGGGGTTGTCGCTGCGCGACGTCGGCCGCGCCCTCGACGATCCGTCCTTTGCGCCGGACGCGTTGATGGAGAAGCTGATCCAGGACACCAGGGATCGGATGGCCGCCGACGCCCGGTTGCTGAATCGACTGCAACAGATCCGGGTGACCGGCGCCGACGACTGGCCGGCTGTGCTCGACGTGGTCGGCCTGCTCCGTGCGGTGCACTCCGAACACCCCGCCCACCGCCAGCGCGCGGCGCTGCGGGCAGGCGAGGCCGGATTGTCCGCCGAGGCGCTGACCGACGCCCTGCTCGCCGAATCCGACGAGAACGTCGCCGGCGCGCTCCGCTGGGCGCTGGCGCAGACTCCGGGAGCGCTCGACCAGCTCGCCGCCCGGCTCACCGATGGCGACGCGACGGTGCGGCGACGCGTGACCACCGCACTCACCGCGATCGACGACGCCCGGGCCACCGCGGTGCTCGAGGCGTCGTTGACCGACCCCGACCCCGCGGTCCGGCGAACGGTAGCCCTCACCCTCGGCCGTCGCGGCGTCGACACCGCGGTGGACGTCCTCGTCGAACTCGTCGCCGCCGGGGACCGCGATGTCGAGGCCGCCGAGATCCTGGCGGCGCAGGACGACAACGGCGGGATCGTCGCCCGGCTCGTGGACCGCCTCGGCGCCGATCCGGACCCGTCGGTGCGGCTGCGCCTGGTCCAGGCACTGGCGGAGATCACCGGCGATGCGGCGTCGAGGACCCTGACCGAGCTGGCCGACGATGCCGACGAGACGGTCGCCCGTACCGCACGGGCGATCGGGTCGTTCCGATCCCGGTGA
- a CDS encoding HEAT repeat domain-containing protein, whose amino-acid sequence MTQTITAALHAPDPSTRLRAALAAGTQPDPLLTGDLVARCGVEEDFFVRDMLTWALTRLPAEVTVPRLVGELVSDLPQARSQALHTLSKVGDRSAWPAVTTALLHDADPEVARTAWRAAVALVPSGEEPALAGELARELGRGPIDVQRSLSRALAALGEASLDALATARRHREPRVRAHAEATARLLDDPDSDFASALEHATRMTNTCASVEDSSPPC is encoded by the coding sequence ATGACCCAGACGATCACGGCCGCACTGCACGCACCCGACCCGTCGACGCGTCTGCGTGCGGCGCTGGCGGCGGGCACCCAGCCGGACCCGCTTCTGACCGGCGATCTGGTCGCGCGCTGCGGCGTCGAAGAAGACTTCTTCGTCCGGGACATGCTGACATGGGCGCTGACCAGGCTTCCTGCGGAGGTGACCGTGCCGCGGCTCGTCGGCGAGCTGGTCTCGGACCTGCCGCAGGCCCGCAGCCAGGCGCTGCACACGCTGTCGAAGGTCGGCGACCGGTCCGCGTGGCCGGCCGTCACCACAGCTCTGCTGCACGACGCCGATCCCGAGGTCGCCCGGACCGCATGGCGCGCCGCGGTGGCCCTCGTCCCATCGGGCGAGGAGCCGGCACTCGCGGGCGAACTGGCCCGGGAACTCGGGCGAGGCCCGATCGACGTGCAGCGCAGCCTGAGTCGGGCGCTGGCCGCCCTGGGTGAGGCGTCCCTCGACGCGCTCGCCACGGCTCGTCGCCATCGGGAGCCCAGGGTCCGTGCGCATGCCGAGGCCACCGCGCGACTTCTCGACGACCCGGACAGCGACTTCGCCTCCGCGCTCGAGCACGCCACGCGGATGACGAACACCTGTGCGTCCGTGGAGGATTCGAGTCCGCCGTGCTGA
- a CDS encoding glycoside hydrolase family 65 protein, translating to MSADKPHGFEIHPWQLKWSGGVDLDMLGRTETLFALSNGHIGLRGTFEEGEPVDHPGTYLNGFYELRGLPYAESGYGYPESGQTVVNVTDGKIIRLLVEDEPMDLRYGRTEEHERTLDFRTGTLRRHTLWTSPTGRTVRIKSERLVSFTKRTIAAIRYEVEPVDEDMKLVLQSDLLANEPVPAPGNDPRLAAALDAPLVSDLATCRNYWGMLVHHTKQSGLHIAAGMDHEIYFPDKADTFIRADGDLARLTIAANVPKGKSLTLTKYMGYGWSARRSVPALRAQVDAALAMAMETGWDSLKADQVRYLEDFWRDADIELDGDPELQQAVRFALFHVLQAGARGQSRAIPAKGLTGPGYDGHTFWDTESFILPMLTYTVPAAAGEELRWRHATMDKAKARAAELGQRGAMFPWRSINGDECSGYWPAGTAGVHVSADIANATARYLRATDDEQFETECGVELLVETARLFAGLGHHDVNGKFRIDGVTGPDEYTAVVNNNVFTNLAAQQNLRDAVAAVHRRPDLAEQFGVTTAEAAHWESCADDMSIPYDEALGVHQQCESFTLLGAWDFESSVGRYPLLLNYPYYDLYRKQVVKQADLVYATYLFGDSFTAEQKLRNFDYYYPITVRDSSLSACCEAVTAAEVGYLDLAYDLLAESVFTDLHDLHNNVNSGLHIAALAGAWTDCVAGFGGMRDFGGQITFAPRLPSRLTYMSFRMIVRESKFVVAVDKEHATYRLLSGPPIDLSHHGEKFTLTSAPVSMKIPDLEYREPPKAPPGCEPYRREI from the coding sequence ATGAGCGCGGACAAGCCACACGGGTTCGAGATCCACCCGTGGCAGCTCAAGTGGAGCGGCGGAGTCGACCTCGACATGCTCGGCCGCACCGAGACGTTGTTCGCGTTGTCCAACGGGCACATCGGTTTACGCGGCACCTTCGAGGAGGGCGAACCGGTCGATCATCCGGGCACCTACCTCAACGGCTTCTACGAGTTGCGCGGTCTCCCCTACGCGGAGAGCGGTTACGGCTACCCGGAATCGGGCCAGACGGTCGTGAACGTGACCGACGGCAAGATCATCCGACTGCTCGTCGAGGACGAGCCGATGGACCTTCGGTACGGCCGTACCGAAGAACACGAACGGACGCTCGACTTCCGAACCGGCACACTGCGTCGCCACACCCTCTGGACGTCCCCCACCGGGCGCACCGTGCGCATCAAGTCCGAACGTCTCGTCTCGTTCACCAAACGCACCATCGCAGCCATCCGCTACGAGGTGGAACCCGTCGACGAGGACATGAAACTCGTCCTGCAGTCCGACCTCCTGGCCAACGAGCCGGTCCCGGCGCCCGGCAACGACCCGCGTCTCGCCGCCGCACTCGACGCCCCGCTGGTGTCGGACCTCGCGACCTGCCGCAACTACTGGGGCATGCTGGTCCACCACACCAAGCAGTCCGGTCTGCACATCGCCGCCGGCATGGATCACGAGATCTACTTCCCGGACAAGGCCGACACCTTCATCCGCGCCGACGGCGACCTCGCCCGCCTCACCATCGCCGCGAACGTGCCGAAGGGCAAGAGCCTGACCCTCACCAAGTACATGGGTTACGGCTGGTCGGCCCGACGCTCGGTCCCGGCGCTACGCGCACAGGTCGACGCGGCGCTGGCCATGGCGATGGAGACCGGCTGGGACTCGCTTAAGGCCGATCAGGTCCGCTACCTCGAGGATTTCTGGCGCGACGCCGACATCGAGCTCGACGGCGATCCCGAACTCCAGCAGGCGGTTCGGTTCGCGCTGTTCCATGTCCTGCAGGCCGGCGCCCGCGGGCAGTCACGCGCGATCCCGGCCAAGGGACTCACCGGTCCCGGTTACGACGGCCACACCTTCTGGGACACCGAGAGTTTCATCCTGCCGATGCTCACCTACACGGTGCCCGCCGCGGCCGGCGAGGAACTCCGCTGGCGTCACGCCACCATGGACAAGGCGAAGGCCCGCGCCGCCGAACTCGGCCAGCGCGGCGCGATGTTCCCGTGGCGGTCGATCAACGGCGACGAGTGTTCGGGCTACTGGCCCGCGGGCACGGCCGGTGTGCACGTGTCCGCCGACATCGCCAACGCCACCGCCCGCTACCTGCGCGCCACCGACGACGAACAGTTCGAAACCGAGTGCGGCGTCGAACTTCTCGTGGAGACCGCCCGGTTGTTCGCGGGTCTCGGCCATCACGACGTCAACGGCAAGTTCCGGATCGACGGCGTGACCGGGCCCGACGAGTACACGGCGGTGGTCAACAACAACGTCTTCACCAACCTCGCAGCGCAGCAGAACCTGCGCGACGCGGTGGCGGCGGTCCACCGCCGCCCCGACCTCGCCGAACAGTTCGGGGTGACGACAGCCGAAGCGGCACACTGGGAATCGTGCGCGGACGACATGTCTATCCCCTATGACGAGGCACTGGGGGTGCATCAGCAGTGCGAGTCCTTCACGCTGCTCGGCGCTTGGGATTTCGAGTCCTCGGTCGGTCGCTACCCGTTGCTGTTGAACTATCCGTACTACGACCTCTACCGCAAACAGGTCGTCAAGCAGGCCGACCTGGTCTATGCGACCTACCTGTTCGGCGATTCGTTCACCGCCGAACAGAAGCTCCGCAACTTCGACTACTACTATCCGATCACCGTGCGCGACTCGTCGCTGTCGGCGTGCTGTGAGGCGGTCACCGCGGCCGAGGTCGGCTACCTCGACCTCGCCTACGACCTCCTTGCCGAGTCGGTGTTCACCGATCTTCACGACCTGCACAACAACGTCAACAGCGGCCTGCACATCGCCGCGCTCGCCGGCGCGTGGACCGACTGTGTCGCCGGTTTCGGCGGCATGCGCGACTTCGGCGGGCAGATCACCTTCGCGCCGCGGTTGCCGAGCCGGTTGACGTACATGTCGTTCCGCATGATCGTGCGGGAGTCGAAGTTCGTGGTCGCGGTGGACAAGGAACACGCCACCTACCGTTTGCTGTCCGGACCGCCGATCGACCTCTCGCACCACGGCGAGAAGTTCACCCTCACGTCGGCACCGGTGAGCATGAAGATCCCCGACCTCGAGTATCGGGAACCGCCCAAGGCGCCTCCCGGTTGCGAGCCCTACCGTCGCGAGATCTGA
- a CDS encoding HAD family hydrolase: protein MLGLPEVITVALFDLDGVLTETAVLHRKAWKKTFDAFLADRAGGVDAPGFVEFTDQDYLDYVDGRPREDGVRAFLASRGITDVDPATVAAIGNGKNDMFLVSLAEDGGHAYPGSVRYLNAARDAGLRIAVVTSSKNGGPVLEAADLSGFVEVRVDGLEIAARGLNGKPAPDSYLLGAELMGVEPAAAAVFEDAISGVQAGSAGKFGYVVGIDRVGGGQAEAMRAAGADIVVNDLDELLPA, encoded by the coding sequence GTGTTGGGATTGCCAGAAGTGATCACTGTCGCGCTCTTCGATCTCGACGGGGTCCTCACCGAGACCGCGGTACTCCACCGCAAGGCTTGGAAGAAGACGTTCGACGCCTTCCTCGCCGATCGCGCGGGCGGCGTGGACGCGCCCGGCTTCGTGGAGTTCACCGACCAGGACTACCTCGACTATGTCGACGGGCGTCCCCGTGAGGACGGGGTACGGGCCTTCCTGGCGTCGCGTGGGATCACCGACGTCGACCCCGCGACCGTGGCCGCGATCGGGAACGGCAAGAACGACATGTTTCTCGTCAGCCTCGCCGAAGACGGGGGTCATGCCTACCCCGGTTCGGTGCGGTACCTCAACGCGGCACGCGATGCCGGTCTGCGCATCGCGGTCGTGACGTCGTCGAAGAATGGAGGACCAGTGCTCGAAGCTGCCGACCTGTCGGGATTCGTCGAGGTCCGCGTCGACGGTCTCGAGATCGCCGCGCGTGGCCTCAACGGCAAACCCGCTCCCGACTCCTATCTCCTGGGAGCCGAACTGATGGGCGTCGAACCCGCTGCGGCCGCGGTCTTCGAGGACGCCATCTCCGGCGTACAGGCCGGTAGCGCAGGCAAATTCGGCTACGTCGTGGGCATAGATCGTGTCGGCGGGGGGCAGGCCGAGGCGATGCGCGCCGCCGGCGCCGACATCGTCGTCAACGATCTCGACGAATTGCTGCCCGCATGA
- a CDS encoding GntR family transcriptional regulator, which translates to MPPGPLHRTQLAVEVADYLRTRIMTGVLRPGDFVRLDETASVLGCSVTPVREALATLRGEGLVKQSLHRGFIVETLTRGDIVDIFWMQAELSARLASHAAQNPHLNEHLGELAALVDDLETAVDSGRADQVLSAEFAFHRKVHLMAESKKLAWFQYSASKYNPLQLYSSDTEWGLSAAASHRRLIELLREGDTAGIKAEIVAAFEDARDRLIAQLESIGFWDGGRSPAPGAQSVSSA; encoded by the coding sequence ATGCCCCCGGGACCACTACACAGGACACAGCTGGCCGTCGAGGTGGCCGACTACCTGCGCACCCGCATCATGACCGGTGTCCTGCGGCCGGGAGACTTCGTCCGGCTCGACGAGACCGCATCGGTACTCGGGTGCAGCGTCACCCCGGTCCGCGAGGCGCTCGCGACCCTCCGCGGCGAGGGACTCGTCAAGCAGTCCCTGCACCGCGGCTTCATCGTCGAGACGCTCACCCGCGGCGACATCGTCGACATCTTCTGGATGCAGGCCGAACTCTCCGCACGCCTCGCGAGTCATGCCGCCCAGAACCCGCATCTGAACGAACATCTGGGCGAACTGGCTGCGCTCGTCGACGACCTCGAGACTGCCGTCGACTCCGGGCGAGCCGACCAGGTGCTGTCCGCGGAGTTCGCCTTCCACCGCAAGGTGCACCTGATGGCCGAGAGCAAGAAACTCGCCTGGTTCCAGTACTCGGCCAGCAAATACAATCCGCTGCAGCTGTATTCGAGCGACACGGAGTGGGGCCTGTCCGCCGCGGCCAGCCACCGGCGACTCATCGAACTGCTGCGCGAGGGCGATACCGCCGGCATCAAGGCCGAGATCGTCGCCGCCTTCGAGGACGCACGCGACCGCCTGATCGCACAGCTGGAATCCATCGGTTTCTGGGACGGCGGCCGTTCACCGGCGCCCGGCGCCCAGTCGGTCAGCTCCGCCTGA
- a CDS encoding PhzF family phenazine biosynthesis protein — protein MTRRFAQVDVFSSTGTEGNPVAVVVDGGGPGAPIAEDRMAAFARWTNLSETTFVLPPTDPAADYKLRIFTPGGELPFAGHPTLGSAHAWLTSGGRPKGEDVVQECGVGLVRIRRSGPRLAFAAPPLRRSGPVDADTVDEVVAALGVDPGEVLAAEWVDNGPEWMVIQLGSGERVLEVRPDIPALGRHEVGLLGLYSSGDVFAEVRAFVPGIGVPEDPVTGSLNAGIATWLRSTGQAPESYVAAQGAAIGRAGRVHVHDDGENIWAGGDTATVIEGTVAL, from the coding sequence ATGACTCGTCGTTTCGCTCAGGTCGATGTGTTCTCGTCCACCGGCACCGAGGGCAATCCCGTGGCGGTGGTCGTCGATGGCGGTGGCCCCGGTGCTCCCATCGCGGAGGACCGGATGGCGGCCTTCGCGCGCTGGACCAACCTCTCGGAGACCACCTTCGTGCTGCCGCCGACCGATCCGGCCGCCGACTACAAACTGCGGATTTTCACGCCGGGCGGGGAGCTGCCGTTCGCCGGCCACCCGACCCTGGGGTCCGCGCATGCCTGGCTGACCTCGGGTGGACGGCCGAAGGGTGAGGACGTCGTGCAGGAATGCGGCGTCGGACTCGTCCGTATCCGCCGATCGGGCCCACGGCTGGCCTTCGCGGCGCCGCCGCTGCGCCGGTCGGGGCCGGTCGATGCCGACACCGTCGACGAGGTCGTGGCGGCGCTCGGCGTCGATCCCGGTGAGGTGCTCGCGGCGGAATGGGTCGACAACGGTCCCGAGTGGATGGTGATCCAGCTGGGATCGGGGGAGCGGGTGCTCGAGGTCCGCCCCGACATCCCCGCCCTCGGCCGTCACGAGGTCGGCCTGCTCGGTCTCTACTCGTCGGGCGACGTCTTCGCCGAGGTCCGCGCTTTCGTCCCGGGCATCGGCGTTCCCGAGGACCCGGTCACCGGCAGCCTCAACGCGGGGATCGCGACCTGGCTCCGATCAACCGGGCAGGCGCCGGAGAGTTATGTCGCCGCCCAGGGTGCGGCCATCGGTCGTGCCGGTCGCGTCCACGTCCACGACGACGGTGAGAACATCTGGGCCGGTGGCGACACCGCGACCGTGATCGAGGGCACAGTCGCGCTGTAG
- a CDS encoding TatD family hydrolase, whose amino-acid sequence MSDASDAAAGPPTGATADAPAETLSNKAAKKRRRREPPPDPTPLPGLVDAHTHLAACGGRDAESVRAILDHAQAVGVDQVVTVADDMVDARWAVAAAEWDDRVYAAVALHPMHAGDLNDETAAELEQMVRHPRVVAVGETGLDYYWPGKSDDCASPEVQHETFRWHIDLAKRVGKPLMIHNREADRDLLDILAAEGAPETVIMHCFSGDRNVARECVDRGYILSFAGTVSFANADELRVAAELVPDEQILVETDAPFLTPHPYRGQPNQSYCLPYTARAIAEVRGVSEEGMARLLGINARRAYNIPLP is encoded by the coding sequence ATGAGCGACGCCAGCGACGCCGCAGCCGGACCCCCGACCGGAGCCACCGCCGACGCTCCTGCCGAGACCCTGAGCAACAAGGCGGCCAAGAAGCGCCGCCGGCGTGAGCCGCCGCCGGACCCGACGCCGTTGCCGGGCCTCGTCGACGCCCACACCCACCTCGCGGCGTGCGGCGGGCGGGATGCCGAGTCGGTCCGCGCCATCCTCGACCACGCGCAGGCGGTCGGCGTCGACCAGGTGGTGACGGTTGCCGACGACATGGTCGACGCCCGCTGGGCGGTCGCCGCGGCGGAGTGGGACGACCGGGTCTATGCGGCCGTCGCACTGCATCCGATGCATGCGGGCGACCTGAACGACGAGACCGCCGCCGAACTCGAGCAGATGGTCCGTCATCCGCGGGTCGTCGCGGTGGGTGAGACGGGACTGGACTACTACTGGCCGGGTAAGTCCGACGACTGCGCGTCGCCGGAGGTCCAGCACGAGACGTTCCGATGGCACATCGATCTCGCGAAGCGGGTCGGCAAGCCGCTGATGATCCACAACCGGGAGGCCGACCGGGATCTGCTGGACATCCTGGCCGCCGAAGGTGCTCCCGAGACCGTGATCATGCATTGCTTCTCCGGTGACCGGAACGTTGCCCGAGAATGCGTCGACCGCGGGTACATCTTGAGTTTTGCCGGGACTGTGAGCTTCGCCAATGCCGACGAGCTGCGCGTCGCGGCCGAATTGGTGCCCGACGAACAGATCCTGGTCGAGACCGACGCGCCGTTCCTGACGCCGCATCCCTACCGTGGCCAGCCGAATCAGTCGTACTGCCTCCCCTACACGGCGCGGGCGATCGCCGAGGTCAGAGGGGTGTCCGAAGAGGGGATGGCCCGTCTGTTAGGCATCAATGCGCGGCGCGCCTACAACATCCCTTTGCCATAA
- a CDS encoding resuscitation-promoting factor, with protein sequence MPSLPPSVSPTSVFSKINGTDSLRARLAVGAVCATVAAGGVMGVAMHKTVTIDVDGQTRQVSTMAMSVESLLESEGLAPADGDKVNPSLDSGFGEGQTIKVNRLKKLTLDIEGKRETIITNASTVDQLLEERGLEHAAEEADFGTEELPVDGGKIDVALPKPVQLVDGPAKKRPVVAAHTVKDLLEALGTPLGAEDKVVPAADTEVTPDLKIIVTRIKTEDVTVTEPVAPPEIKKEDPTLVRDRKVVEKKGTPGEARVTYKVTKVNGRVVKRDKLTSEVLSEPVAATVRIGTKPGAPFVPPGSVWDALAQCEATGNWAINTGNGFYGGVQFDQNTWERWGGLEYAPRADLATREEQIAIAKKTQAAQGWGAWPSCTSKLGLR encoded by the coding sequence TTGCCTTCTCTGCCTCCCTCAGTCTCGCCCACGTCGGTCTTCTCCAAGATCAACGGGACCGATTCCCTGCGTGCCCGCCTGGCGGTGGGAGCCGTCTGCGCGACCGTTGCCGCCGGTGGTGTCATGGGCGTCGCGATGCACAAGACCGTCACCATCGACGTCGACGGGCAGACCCGTCAGGTCTCCACGATGGCGATGTCGGTGGAGAGCCTGCTCGAGTCCGAGGGTCTCGCCCCGGCCGACGGTGACAAGGTCAACCCGTCGCTCGACTCCGGTTTCGGCGAGGGCCAGACCATCAAGGTCAACCGTCTGAAGAAGCTCACTCTCGACATCGAGGGCAAGCGCGAGACCATCATCACCAACGCGTCCACCGTGGACCAGCTGCTAGAGGAGCGGGGCCTGGAGCACGCCGCCGAGGAAGCCGACTTCGGCACCGAGGAGCTGCCCGTCGACGGCGGCAAGATCGACGTCGCGCTCCCCAAGCCGGTGCAACTGGTCGACGGCCCGGCCAAGAAGCGTCCGGTGGTCGCCGCCCACACCGTCAAGGACCTCCTGGAGGCACTCGGTACGCCACTCGGCGCCGAGGACAAGGTCGTCCCGGCCGCCGACACCGAGGTCACCCCGGACCTGAAGATCATCGTCACGCGCATCAAGACCGAGGACGTCACCGTCACCGAGCCGGTCGCCCCGCCGGAGATCAAGAAAGAAGATCCCACCCTCGTCCGCGACCGCAAGGTCGTCGAGAAGAAGGGCACCCCCGGTGAGGCGCGGGTGACGTATAAGGTCACCAAGGTGAACGGACGAGTCGTGAAGCGCGACAAGTTGACGAGCGAGGTGCTCAGCGAGCCCGTCGCCGCCACCGTCCGCATCGGCACCAAGCCGGGAGCACCGTTCGTCCCGCCGGGCTCCGTCTGGGACGCCCTCGCGCAGTGCGAGGCCACCGGCAACTGGGCCATCAACACCGGCAACGGGTTCTACGGCGGCGTCCAGTTCGACCAGAACACCTGGGAGCGCTGGGGCGGCCTCGAGTACGCACCGCGCGCCGACCTCGCCACCCGCGAAGAGCAGATCGCGATCGCCAAGAAGACCCAGGCCGCGCAGGGCTGGGGCGCATGGCCGTCGTGCACGTCCAAGTTGGGCCTGCGCTGA